TAGCTTCCCTATAAGGGATTGAAACGATACCACGCAATCTCTTATATTCCAACCCGAGACGGGTTTGTAGCTTCCCTATAAGGGATTGAAACAACTCTCGTTCTCCTTTTTTTATTGCCTGCCAAAACTGTTTGTAGCGTCCCTATAAGGGATTGAAACACTTCAGCTATTTTCAATAGGCCTCGCTTTTCCATTGTTTGTAGCGTCCCTATAAGGGATTGAAAAAACCATAAATGTTGGCTGCTGAGAAGCCTTCCTGTTACCCTTCTTGCCAGTTTCTCCTTATGGTGATATAAATTTCTTGTTCAATAAGGATGGGGAAAGATTTTCTCTGGGGGAAGAGTGTATGAGGAAAGGGCTGTTTCTGGTAGGCATTTGCTTGTTGCTTTCTCTTGTTTTCGTGGAGCTGAGCTTTGGTGCTCGGGAAGGAGAGGGCTACTTTCAGATACCCTTTTCAAGCTTGGGCTGGAAAGAAAGCGTGAAACTCGAAGGTGGCAATCCCGCTTACACCCTTTACCTTCCTGACTTCACCGGCGTGGACTGGGGCCGCAGCTTTCTCTATCTTAACCTTTATGCTTCTCAGCTTATTCGTTCTCCTTCGTCGGTATCGATATACGGCGATGGAGAGCTCCTCCTCAATGCCGCTTTGAGGGCTGGTGAAAACAGCTTTCGTATCCCACTTGCTGCTCTTTCTACGGATAAAGATGTACACAGTATAGAAGTCAAGGCTCATCTGGTAATCAGCGATGACTTCTGTGAGGACCTGGCTTCAGGCAACCTGTTTGTGATTATAAGGAAAGACAGTTTGCTCAACCTTTACCGAAAAGATACCCCCCTTAAAAGCCTCGAGGATTTCCTGCATTTCCCTGAGGATGAAGTGGAGATTTTGCTTCCTTCTGGTGAATGGTCGCCGGACCTTCAAAGGGCGTTTATAGAGCTCTATGCTTTTTTGAGTCGATTTTACCGAGGATTGCCTGTCCGGATAACTGCTGGAATGTATAAGGGAGAAACAACGGAGTCCTCGGATCACCGCCGCATTTTCCTGTTAGAAGAAGGTTACCGGGATTTTGAAATTTATGATAAATCCCTTTATCTTACTCCGCAGGGAGTTGATGCCCTGACGCGTATTCCGGAGTTTTTCGTCTTTACTTCCTCGAAGGTTGAAAAAGTGGACAAGCAGTTTTCCTATTCTAAACAAAGGGTAACCCTGAGTGGATTAGGAGCAGATGGGCTTACTTTCCGTGGTTTAGGAGAAATGAAACAAACAGTTTACTTTACGCTTTCTGATTTGGGAGGTTTTCCCCGTAGCCTCAAACTGGTCCTTTACCGCAACCACCTTCCCTCGCGTTATGAGGCTACCTTTTCGATTAAGCTCAATGGAGAAATGGTTTACAGCGAAAAACTTGACATGGGTGGAGTAAAAGAGCTTTCTCCCCTTACCGTCCAGATTCCCACTGCTCTTCTTGGGAGAGAAAACTCTCTGGAGTTCCGCTTTTCTTATTTCCCCGAAGTGGGTCATTGTCGGCGAAGTGAAGCACCTTTTGAAGGTTTCATTAGTGGCAAGTCCTACCTTGAAGTTGAGGAGTTGGCGTCTCTTCCAGAA
This portion of the Thermatribacter velox genome encodes:
- a CDS encoding cellulose biosynthesis cyclic di-GMP-binding regulatory protein BcsB, yielding MRKGLFLVGICLLLSLVFVELSFGAREGEGYFQIPFSSLGWKESVKLEGGNPAYTLYLPDFTGVDWGRSFLYLNLYASQLIRSPSSVSIYGDGELLLNAALRAGENSFRIPLAALSTDKDVHSIEVKAHLVISDDFCEDLASGNLFVIIRKDSLLNLYRKDTPLKSLEDFLHFPEDEVEILLPSGEWSPDLQRAFIELYAFLSRFYRGLPVRITAGMYKGETTESSDHRRIFLLEEGYRDFEIYDKSLYLTPQGVDALTRIPEFFVFTSSKVEKVDKQFSYSKQRVTLSGLGADGLTFRGLGEMKQTVYFTLSDLGGFPRSLKLVLYRNHLPSRYEATFSIKLNGEMVYSEKLDMGGVKELSPLTVQIPTALLGRENSLEFRFSYFPEVGHCRRSEAPFEGFISGKSYLEVEELASLPELLTFGDVPTFFAGKAQVVLPDKASFEDLMVASKIVASLRTIDRVPILVEVLKYSQVTDLLDPSLNLSVFRRPFFNLFYLPRRVREYSDHLRLRGTPTAKRMALSLAFACENFIYTLRDFVLLPCLPFLEKSVSPRNFLVFVDPPDTLLKSLSSPVVIDEGTIVLRSGLQSERLLETSPDQPLGVLSVFREGAFPAIIFIPYREKDIARSYFLENFEGVETLRWLSGNVAIIGKGGLSRLLTVEIPPSGWRIPSHWREVFRSFRLVIFLVGASLIVILAGFLYRRLTRPPL